A single window of Agromyces aureus DNA harbors:
- a CDS encoding DoxX family protein encodes MTIALWIATGLLALVFLAAGTVKSLTPREKLVEKMGYMEDLSDGQARAVGILEFLGALGLILPAATGILPWLTPVAAFALAITMAVGTALHIKRRETAVPSLVLGVFALVVGLGWVFFG; translated from the coding sequence ATGACCATCGCCCTCTGGATCGCCACCGGGCTGCTCGCCCTCGTCTTCCTCGCGGCCGGCACCGTGAAGAGCCTCACCCCGCGCGAGAAGCTCGTCGAGAAGATGGGCTACATGGAGGACCTCTCCGACGGGCAGGCGCGCGCGGTCGGCATCCTCGAGTTCCTCGGCGCGCTCGGCCTGATCCTGCCCGCCGCGACCGGCATCCTGCCGTGGCTCACGCCCGTCGCCGCGTTCGCGCTCGCGATCACCATGGCCGTCGGCACCGCGCTGCACATCAAGCGCCGCGAGACCGCGGTTCCGAGCCTCGTGCTCGGGGTGTTCGCCCTCGTCGTGGGACTCGGCTGGGTCTTCTTCGGCTGA
- a CDS encoding phytoene desaturase family protein translates to MPLLHHERARHDHDVVIVGGGHNGLTAAAYLARAGRRVLLLERDDHLGGAAVSAQAFDGVDARLSRYSYLVSLLPQRIIDDLGLDIRLVRRRFSSYTPDPRDPSRGLLVDADATPEASVAAFAKVDAEADAAAWGSFYADTARLAERLFPTLTEPLPTREEARALVDDARAWSEFVERPLGEVVDARFTSDLVRGVVATDGLIGTFTELDDPSLDANRCFLYHVIGGGTGDWDVPVGGMGAVTGELARAAREAGAELVTGAEVLSVDPDGRVIYLHDGGEHEATAATVLSNVAPAVLERLLDTAADAAAVSERFTEALVDSAIAPAVQSPFVPDLKVGLPSVVRERLRHLAEPEGAQVKVNLLLTRLPRLRDTSVAPEVAFAGTFHINELESQLATAYRTAARGEVPSPLPCEIYCHTLSDPSILAPELVEAGYQTLTVFGLHAPHRLVERLGNDALRERLQAEVLASLNSVLAEPIEDVIATDAAGRPCIEVKTTLDLEHALAMPGGNIFHGPLSWPWAEPGAPLATPAERWGVATRHPHVLLCGSGAVRGGAVSGIGGHNAAMAVLEASGA, encoded by the coding sequence ATGCCCCTCCTCCACCACGAGCGCGCCCGCCACGACCACGACGTCGTGATCGTCGGCGGCGGCCACAACGGCCTCACCGCGGCCGCCTACCTCGCCCGAGCCGGACGCCGCGTGCTGCTGCTCGAACGCGACGACCACCTCGGCGGCGCTGCCGTCTCGGCGCAGGCGTTCGACGGCGTCGACGCGCGCCTCTCGCGCTACTCGTACCTCGTGAGCCTGCTTCCGCAGCGCATCATCGACGACCTCGGGCTCGACATCCGGCTCGTGCGCCGACGCTTCTCGTCGTACACGCCCGACCCTCGCGACCCGTCGCGAGGCCTGCTCGTCGATGCCGACGCCACGCCCGAGGCATCCGTCGCCGCGTTCGCGAAGGTCGACGCCGAAGCGGATGCCGCGGCCTGGGGCTCGTTCTACGCCGACACCGCACGGCTGGCCGAACGCCTCTTCCCCACGCTCACCGAACCGCTGCCGACGCGCGAGGAGGCGCGCGCACTCGTGGATGACGCGCGCGCCTGGTCGGAGTTCGTGGAGCGCCCCCTCGGCGAGGTCGTCGACGCGCGCTTCACGAGCGACCTCGTGCGCGGCGTCGTCGCGACCGACGGCCTGATCGGCACCTTCACCGAGCTCGACGACCCGTCGCTCGACGCGAACCGCTGCTTCCTGTACCACGTCATCGGCGGTGGCACCGGCGACTGGGACGTGCCCGTCGGCGGCATGGGCGCCGTCACGGGCGAACTCGCCCGGGCCGCGCGCGAGGCCGGCGCCGAGCTCGTGACGGGCGCCGAGGTGCTCTCGGTCGACCCCGACGGCCGGGTGATCTACCTGCACGACGGCGGGGAGCACGAGGCGACGGCGGCGACCGTGCTCTCGAACGTCGCCCCGGCGGTGCTCGAGCGCCTGCTCGACACCGCGGCCGATGCGGCGGCCGTCTCCGAGCGGTTCACCGAGGCCCTCGTCGACTCGGCGATCGCCCCGGCGGTGCAGTCGCCGTTCGTGCCCGATCTCAAGGTCGGCCTGCCGTCCGTCGTGCGCGAGCGGCTGCGGCATCTCGCCGAGCCCGAGGGCGCGCAGGTCAAGGTCAACCTGCTGCTCACGCGCCTGCCTCGCCTGCGCGACACGTCGGTCGCCCCCGAGGTGGCGTTCGCGGGCACGTTCCACATCAACGAGCTCGAGTCGCAGCTCGCGACGGCGTACCGCACGGCCGCGCGCGGCGAGGTGCCGTCACCGCTGCCGTGCGAGATCTACTGCCACACGCTGAGCGACCCGTCGATCCTCGCGCCCGAGCTCGTCGAGGCCGGCTACCAGACGCTCACGGTCTTCGGGCTGCACGCGCCGCACCGGCTCGTGGAGCGGCTCGGCAACGACGCCCTGCGCGAGCGGCTGCAGGCCGAAGTGCTCGCGTCGCTGAACTCGGTGCTCGCCGAGCCGATCGAAGACGTCATCGCGACGGATGCCGCGGGCCGGCCGTGCATCGAGGTGAAGACCACGCTCGACCTCGAGCACGCGCTCGCGATGCCGGGCGGCAACATCTTCCACGGGCCGCTGTCATGGCCGTGGGCGGAGCCCGGTGCGCCGCTCGCGACGCCGGCCGAACGATGGGGCGTCGCGACGCGGCATCCGCACGTGCTCCTCTGCGGATCGGGCGCAGTGCGCGGCGGCGCGGTGAGCGGCATCGGCGGACACAACGCGGCGATGGCCGTGCTCGAGGCATCCGGCGCCTGA
- a CDS encoding carboxypeptidase regulatory-like domain-containing protein has protein sequence MSPEPESVAAVRSSVPSTVWIALCSCVLLVLSIVAGAPPAKAEPVGVTFIGTVAVGYGGPFVEGATVDVFPASGDGTGSVATAVSDAAGAWRLDGVPAGAYKFRATAPGFVESWWGGDDFATGGTLTTVDGDIRYPDFHLFETWSSAEGTVWADFEGTPLPGVEVTLHPIDPPDAPAVHSATTDAAGAWRIPDLAFGTYRVHFHDPSGLLPDQWWSAVSGPLGAQEIVAAKNRRWSGINAFAPSVLSNAWSAMSNPVLSGSPLVGETLTVNQGVWAPQPDAFRCIWFRDGAQIEDPAQTEDWYGYEGETYSPVASDVGKKITAQCFALLPGYASLWRETPPVTVVDELQSASVSVQVVVADEALFATDLHGVELEVYDAADSSAPIETVSAEASTGDPIGAAAAMLELEPGEYRLRAVVDGAVSGWWTDAVTGSDDPIAEELGTAGYWPEAEFASSTVLHVAADGVATPGNVLITVYPGVNSILGGVFSDVPDGVDLFGVASLDPGALMEVFPVGSDVAAATAVAGDSGILQVADLPAGSYQVRFSGERSVVPETDPPSVETVSQWWPMQSDRAAARTIDFPAEGGHWIGVTGNLNTTSFNTTEPGDRAAISGNPAVDATVTLDPTLNLGEDPFDALVDRLEQYDFHMTDIRWFADGQPIPGATTTSLKLTPDLEGRSLHAEFTDYVLFGALREQASTTPVTVLPSPLPPLNPRPTPTIGVDPVAGVRLTATVGAWGPGATTRTYQWRRDGVAIPGATATAYTPVGDDVGARLTFAVTAAKPGYATTLRTSAPTAPVAEGALVAPVPTVKGTPQMGRTLTAAAGTWKPTPVALTYQWLRGGAPIDSATASTYVLTAADVGASIAVLVTGDKAGFATSSMQSVATAPVAPGVLTAPVPSVKGTLRVGVALTATTGTWKPAPVDLSYQWMRDGQPIDAATSAGYVLTPDDLGAAISVGVTGTKPGYGSATQVSAPRSPVALGVITNQVLPSILGTAKVGQQLSAAPGAWTPADVTSGYEWLRAGVVIPGAVGPTYTLVDADRNKVIKVRVTASSPGYTSLPKTSAATLKVVP, from the coding sequence ATGTCTCCTGAACCCGAATCGGTCGCAGCGGTGCGGTCGTCAGTGCCGTCCACTGTGTGGATCGCACTGTGCAGTTGCGTGCTGCTCGTGCTCTCGATCGTCGCGGGCGCTCCGCCGGCGAAGGCCGAGCCGGTCGGCGTCACGTTCATCGGCACCGTTGCCGTGGGCTACGGCGGCCCGTTCGTCGAGGGGGCGACGGTGGACGTGTTCCCCGCCTCAGGCGACGGTACGGGGTCGGTCGCGACCGCGGTCTCCGACGCAGCCGGGGCTTGGCGACTCGACGGGGTGCCCGCGGGAGCGTACAAGTTCCGTGCGACGGCCCCCGGCTTCGTCGAGTCGTGGTGGGGCGGCGACGACTTCGCCACGGGCGGCACGCTCACGACCGTCGATGGCGACATTCGGTATCCCGACTTCCACCTGTTCGAGACCTGGTCGTCGGCCGAGGGTACGGTGTGGGCGGATTTCGAGGGCACACCGCTCCCCGGCGTCGAGGTGACGCTGCATCCGATCGACCCGCCCGATGCGCCCGCGGTGCATTCGGCCACGACCGATGCCGCCGGTGCCTGGCGCATCCCCGATCTCGCGTTCGGCACGTATCGCGTGCACTTCCACGACCCGAGCGGACTCCTTCCCGACCAATGGTGGTCGGCAGTGTCCGGGCCGCTCGGAGCGCAGGAGATCGTCGCCGCGAAGAACCGACGCTGGAGCGGCATCAACGCCTTCGCCCCGAGCGTCCTCTCGAACGCGTGGTCGGCCATGTCGAACCCCGTGCTCTCGGGCTCACCGCTCGTCGGCGAGACCCTGACGGTCAACCAGGGCGTGTGGGCGCCGCAGCCCGACGCGTTCCGCTGCATCTGGTTCCGCGACGGTGCGCAGATCGAGGATCCGGCGCAGACCGAGGACTGGTACGGGTACGAGGGTGAGACCTACAGCCCCGTCGCGAGCGACGTCGGGAAGAAGATCACGGCGCAGTGCTTCGCGCTGCTACCGGGGTACGCGAGCCTCTGGCGCGAGACGCCGCCCGTCACGGTGGTCGACGAACTGCAGAGCGCGTCGGTGTCCGTCCAGGTCGTCGTGGCCGACGAGGCGTTGTTCGCGACCGACCTGCACGGCGTCGAACTCGAGGTGTACGACGCGGCGGACTCGAGTGCGCCGATCGAGACCGTCTCGGCCGAGGCGTCGACGGGCGATCCGATCGGCGCGGCCGCGGCGATGCTCGAGCTCGAGCCGGGCGAGTACCGGCTGCGGGCCGTCGTCGACGGCGCAGTGTCGGGCTGGTGGACCGATGCGGTGACCGGCTCCGACGACCCGATCGCTGAGGAGCTGGGCACGGCGGGCTACTGGCCAGAGGCGGAATTCGCCTCATCGACCGTGCTGCACGTCGCAGCCGACGGCGTCGCGACGCCGGGCAACGTGCTGATCACGGTCTACCCCGGCGTCAACTCGATCCTCGGCGGCGTCTTCAGTGACGTGCCCGACGGCGTCGACCTGTTCGGCGTGGCCTCGCTCGACCCGGGCGCCCTCATGGAGGTGTTCCCGGTCGGATCGGATGTGGCGGCGGCGACGGCGGTCGCCGGTGACAGCGGGATCCTGCAGGTCGCCGACCTGCCCGCCGGCTCCTACCAGGTGCGGTTCTCGGGCGAGCGGAGCGTGGTGCCGGAGACCGATCCGCCGTCGGTCGAGACGGTCTCGCAGTGGTGGCCCATGCAGTCGGATCGTGCCGCGGCGCGGACGATCGACTTCCCGGCCGAGGGCGGCCACTGGATCGGCGTCACCGGCAACCTGAACACCACGTCGTTCAACACGACCGAGCCGGGCGACCGGGCCGCGATCTCGGGCAACCCGGCGGTCGACGCGACGGTCACGCTGGACCCGACCTTGAACCTCGGGGAAGACCCGTTCGACGCCCTCGTCGACCGGCTCGAGCAGTACGACTTCCACATGACCGACATCCGGTGGTTCGCCGACGGACAGCCGATCCCGGGTGCCACGACGACGTCGCTCAAGCTGACACCGGATCTCGAGGGGCGGTCGTTGCACGCCGAGTTCACCGACTACGTGCTGTTCGGAGCCCTCCGCGAGCAGGCGAGCACGACGCCCGTGACCGTCCTACCGTCGCCGCTGCCGCCGCTGAACCCGAGGCCGACGCCGACCATCGGGGTCGACCCGGTCGCGGGCGTTCGGCTGACCGCGACGGTCGGCGCCTGGGGGCCGGGAGCGACGACCCGCACCTACCAGTGGCGCCGCGACGGCGTCGCGATCCCGGGGGCGACCGCGACCGCGTACACGCCCGTCGGCGATGACGTCGGTGCCCGGCTCACGTTCGCCGTCACGGCCGCCAAGCCGGGTTACGCCACGACGCTGCGCACGAGTGCCCCGACGGCTCCGGTCGCCGAGGGCGCCCTCGTGGCGCCCGTTCCGACCGTGAAGGGCACTCCGCAGATGGGTCGCACGCTCACGGCCGCGGCCGGAACCTGGAAGCCGACGCCGGTCGCCCTGACCTACCAGTGGCTGCGCGGGGGCGCGCCGATCGACTCCGCCACGGCATCGACCTACGTGCTCACGGCGGCCGACGTCGGCGCGTCGATCGCCGTGCTGGTGACGGGCGACAAGGCCGGGTTCGCGACATCCTCGATGCAGAGCGTCGCGACCGCACCGGTCGCCCCCGGCGTGCTGACGGCCCCGGTGCCATCGGTCAAGGGCACGCTCCGGGTCGGCGTCGCCCTCACCGCGACCACGGGAACGTGGAAGCCCGCCCCCGTCGACCTGTCCTACCAGTGGATGCGCGACGGCCAGCCCATCGACGCCGCCACCTCGGCGGGGTACGTGCTGACGCCCGACGACCTCGGCGCCGCGATCTCGGTCGGCGTGACCGGCACCAAGCCGGGCTACGGGTCGGCCACGCAGGTCAGCGCGCCGCGCTCGCCGGTCGCGCTGGGGGTCATCACGAACCAGGTGCTGCCCTCGATCCTCGGCACGGCGAAGGTCGGCCAGCAGTTGAGTGCGGCCCCGGGTGCCTGGACTCCGGCCGACGTCACCTCCGGCTACGAGTGGCTGCGCGCGGGCGTCGTGATCCCGGGTGCCGTCGGTCCGACGTACACGCTCGTCGATGCCGACCGGAACAAGGTGATCAAGGTGCGCGTCACAGCCTCGTCGCCGGGGTACACGAGTCTGCCGAAGACGAGCGCCGCGACCCTGAAGGTGGTGCCGTAG
- a CDS encoding adenylyl cyclase has protein sequence MHRTRADHPPTRSSRLIGAGAAIAALAIAGTALGAAPAYAAEPDFGPNVTIFDSSWTADQISAALMAASTEAEFSLNRHQFFFKPGTYGSAAGQNNPGTATGIVNSELGYYQAVAGLGASPEDVRINGAIHVEPVRQCEANPWDCQQPGSLTRFWRSMSNLTFNPIQRPVGIDANRPFPSGITNAHQMRFAVSQAAPLRRINIEGDLTLMGRVGEYASGGYLANSKVSGTLVSGSQQQWFTRDSNVGTWDGGVWNMVFSGVDGAPATDFGPLPGGGNGNKTNVAETPINREAPFLYLDGSDYKVFVPKAKQNTSGVDWSTSAASGQSIAIDDFFIAHEGATAAQLNAALAAGKHLLITPGVYNLDAPLHVDRAGTVVLGLGYASLVPTAGNAAIEVGDVAGVKIAGLTIDAGTTLSDVLLKVGPDGASNSDPADPTTLSDVFIRVGGPWAGKATTSIEVNSPDTLLDHIWAWRADHGDGVGWTSNVGDHGVVVNGDDVTALGLFVEHYQKNQVIWNGERGRTIFFQSEIPYDAPTQGAYKDGNRLGYAAYRVGDQVRHHLAQGLGVYSFFDNQYNQSQDIFVESGVQVPQRPGVRVESAVSVKLNGTGGIKHIVNDQGDAAQGAGGGISKFLAVYESATDPNAQNLQVTVPEGAPGEFVWSIDGTNDIVDLGTAVENGDHFAAAGTINPVRVTDTRRGATPWSVSAQVGDFDSPGGSFSGKYLGWAPKVVEAGGGAVAGGAVQSGFVSGDGLSESSTLGSAPAGHERGSAKLGADLDLRIPVSATDGTYRATLTITGLG, from the coding sequence ATGCACCGCACCAGGGCGGACCACCCGCCCACCAGATCGAGCCGGCTCATCGGAGCCGGCGCCGCCATCGCGGCACTGGCCATCGCCGGAACCGCGCTCGGCGCGGCACCCGCGTACGCCGCCGAGCCCGACTTCGGCCCCAACGTGACGATCTTCGACTCGTCGTGGACGGCCGACCAGATCAGCGCGGCCCTCATGGCCGCGTCGACCGAGGCCGAATTCAGCCTCAACCGGCACCAGTTTTTCTTCAAGCCGGGCACCTACGGCTCCGCCGCCGGCCAGAACAACCCCGGCACGGCGACCGGCATCGTGAACTCCGAGCTCGGGTACTACCAGGCGGTGGCCGGCCTCGGCGCCTCGCCCGAGGACGTGCGCATCAACGGCGCGATCCACGTCGAGCCCGTGCGCCAGTGCGAGGCCAACCCGTGGGACTGCCAGCAGCCCGGCTCGCTCACTCGGTTCTGGCGTTCGATGTCGAACCTCACGTTCAACCCGATCCAGCGTCCGGTGGGCATCGACGCCAACCGGCCGTTCCCGAGCGGCATCACGAACGCGCACCAGATGCGCTTCGCCGTCTCGCAGGCTGCGCCGCTGCGCCGCATCAACATCGAGGGCGACCTCACGCTGATGGGCCGCGTCGGCGAGTACGCCTCGGGCGGATACCTCGCGAACTCGAAGGTCTCCGGAACCTTGGTGAGCGGTTCGCAGCAGCAGTGGTTCACGCGCGACTCGAACGTCGGAACGTGGGACGGCGGCGTCTGGAACATGGTGTTCTCGGGCGTCGACGGCGCGCCCGCGACCGACTTCGGGCCCCTGCCCGGCGGCGGCAACGGCAACAAGACGAACGTCGCCGAGACGCCGATCAACCGCGAGGCGCCGTTCCTCTACCTCGACGGCTCCGATTACAAGGTGTTCGTGCCGAAGGCCAAGCAGAACACGAGCGGTGTCGACTGGTCGACCAGCGCTGCCTCCGGCCAGTCGATCGCGATCGACGACTTCTTCATCGCGCACGAGGGTGCCACGGCCGCGCAGCTGAACGCCGCGCTCGCCGCGGGCAAGCACCTGCTCATCACGCCAGGCGTCTACAACCTCGACGCGCCGCTGCACGTCGACCGCGCCGGCACCGTCGTGCTCGGGCTCGGCTACGCGTCGCTCGTGCCCACCGCGGGCAACGCCGCGATCGAGGTCGGCGACGTCGCCGGCGTCAAGATCGCCGGACTCACCATCGATGCGGGCACGACGCTCTCCGACGTGCTGCTGAAGGTCGGGCCCGATGGCGCGAGCAACTCGGACCCCGCAGACCCGACGACGCTCTCCGACGTGTTCATCCGCGTCGGCGGCCCGTGGGCCGGCAAGGCCACGACGAGCATCGAGGTCAACAGCCCCGACACGCTGCTCGACCACATCTGGGCCTGGCGCGCCGACCACGGCGACGGCGTCGGCTGGACCTCGAACGTCGGCGACCACGGCGTGGTCGTGAACGGCGACGACGTCACGGCGCTCGGACTCTTCGTCGAGCACTACCAGAAGAACCAGGTCATCTGGAACGGCGAGCGCGGACGCACGATCTTCTTCCAGAGCGAGATCCCGTACGACGCGCCCACCCAGGGCGCGTACAAGGACGGCAACCGCCTCGGGTACGCGGCCTACCGGGTCGGCGACCAGGTGCGGCACCACCTCGCGCAGGGTCTCGGCGTGTACTCGTTCTTCGACAACCAGTACAACCAGAGCCAGGACATCTTCGTCGAGAGCGGCGTGCAGGTGCCGCAGCGACCGGGTGTGCGCGTCGAGTCGGCCGTCTCGGTCAAGCTCAACGGCACGGGCGGCATCAAGCACATCGTCAACGACCAGGGCGATGCCGCCCAGGGCGCGGGCGGCGGCATCTCGAAGTTCCTCGCGGTCTACGAGAGTGCGACCGATCCGAACGCGCAGAACCTGCAGGTGACCGTGCCCGAGGGTGCGCCCGGCGAGTTCGTGTGGAGCATCGACGGCACGAACGACATCGTCGACCTCGGCACGGCGGTCGAGAACGGCGACCACTTCGCCGCGGCCGGCACGATCAACCCGGTGCGCGTCACCGACACGCGTCGGGGCGCCACGCCCTGGTCGGTCTCGGCGCAGGTCGGCGACTTCGACTCGCCCGGGGGCTCGTTCTCGGGCAAGTACCTCGGCTGGGCTCCGAAGGTCGTCGAGGCCGGCGGCGGCGCCGTCGCGGGCGGGGCCGTGCAGTCGGGCTTCGTGAGCGGCGACGGGCTCTCCGAGTCGTCGACCCTCGGCAGCGCGCCCGCAGGCCACGAGCGCGGATCGGCCAAGCTCGGCGCGGACCTCGATCTGCGGATCCCGGTCTCGGCGACCGACGGCACCTACCGGGCCACCCTCACGATCACCGGACTCGGTTGA
- a CDS encoding AI-2E family transporter gives MNTADRMRRREPAQSNGTFFANHPLRWGFIVTLGVLLALLLGIAVSNLQSVLLSVFIAAFVALGLDPLIRWFERRGLKRGMAIVVVILLFVGVAVAIVWILVPPVVEQAVSLIKNIPAMVKNAQDSGWFDQVNDATNGLLSTVVKAVEDALTDPNLWATVGGGALAFGASVIGAISTGFFVFVLSIYFIATLDSTKQACYTLIRKSSRAQISDLAERIMLSVGKYLSGMVILAFMNATYSTILLVIVGVPYALVIGVVAFFVTLIPLIGTVLTTILMTIISLLVSPTAGLIVLIFMLVYMQVEAYVLTPKVMGKAVQVPGTIVLISALAGGTLLGLLGALVAIPISAGILLIIREIVIPKQAKL, from the coding sequence GTGAACACGGCAGACCGCATGCGGCGACGCGAGCCCGCACAGAGCAACGGAACCTTCTTCGCGAACCACCCGTTGCGGTGGGGCTTCATCGTCACGCTCGGCGTGCTGCTCGCGCTCCTGCTCGGCATCGCGGTGTCGAACCTGCAGAGCGTACTGCTCTCGGTGTTCATCGCCGCATTCGTCGCGCTCGGCCTCGATCCGCTCATCCGCTGGTTCGAGCGTCGTGGACTCAAGCGCGGCATGGCGATCGTGGTCGTGATCCTGCTCTTCGTCGGCGTGGCCGTCGCCATCGTCTGGATCCTGGTGCCCCCAGTGGTCGAGCAGGCCGTCAGCCTCATCAAGAACATCCCCGCGATGGTCAAGAACGCGCAGGACTCCGGCTGGTTCGACCAGGTCAACGACGCCACGAACGGGCTGCTCTCGACCGTCGTCAAGGCCGTCGAAGACGCCTTGACCGACCCGAACCTCTGGGCCACCGTGGGCGGCGGCGCACTCGCGTTCGGCGCCTCCGTCATCGGCGCGATCTCGACCGGCTTCTTCGTGTTCGTGCTCTCGATCTACTTCATCGCCACGCTCGACAGCACCAAGCAGGCCTGCTACACCCTGATCCGCAAGTCGAGCCGGGCCCAGATCTCCGACCTCGCCGAGCGCATCATGCTCTCGGTCGGCAAGTACCTCAGCGGCATGGTCATCCTGGCGTTCATGAACGCCACCTACTCGACGATCCTGCTCGTCATCGTGGGCGTGCCCTACGCGCTCGTGATCGGCGTCGTCGCGTTCTTCGTCACGCTCATCCCGCTCATCGGTACCGTGCTCACCACGATCCTCATGACGATCATCTCGCTGCTCGTCTCGCCGACGGCCGGCCTCATCGTGCTGATCTTCATGCTCGTCTACATGCAGGTCGAGGCCTACGTGCTCACGCCGAAGGTCATGGGCAAGGCGGTGCAGGTGCCCGGCACGATCGTGCTCATCTCGGCGCTCGCGGGCGGCACGCTGCTCGGCCTGCTCGGCGCGCTCGTCGCGATCCCGATCTCGGCCGGCATCCTGCTCATCATCCGCGAGATCGTGATCCCGAAGCAGGCGAAGCTCTAG
- a CDS encoding acyl-CoA thioesterase, whose product MHMFFRTLLHVLFLSRRRPDLAHDDVARTNFITLPTDLDINRHMNNGVYFSIMDVARFDMLVRNGVWKTMRDKDWYPVVASETITFRKSLQLWQRFTIESRITGYDDRAVYLEQRYVRPAADGTPEIYAQGFIRARFLRKSGGVVPVSELIEVFGAAGGGGLPEWIERWGADVALPPTRAEAPSIWPSEVEQRA is encoded by the coding sequence ATGCACATGTTCTTCCGCACGCTGCTGCACGTGTTGTTCCTCTCGCGCCGCAGGCCCGATCTCGCCCACGACGACGTGGCGCGCACGAACTTCATCACCCTGCCGACCGATCTCGACATCAACCGGCACATGAACAACGGCGTGTACTTCTCGATCATGGATGTCGCGCGCTTCGACATGCTCGTGCGCAACGGTGTCTGGAAGACCATGCGCGACAAGGACTGGTATCCGGTCGTTGCGAGCGAGACGATCACGTTCCGCAAGTCGCTGCAGCTCTGGCAGCGGTTCACGATCGAGTCGCGCATCACGGGCTACGACGACCGTGCGGTCTACCTCGAGCAGCGCTACGTGCGCCCGGCCGCCGACGGCACCCCCGAGATCTACGCGCAGGGGTTCATCCGCGCTCGGTTCCTGCGCAAGTCGGGCGGGGTCGTGCCGGTGTCCGAGCTCATCGAGGTGTTCGGCGCCGCCGGCGGCGGCGGGCTTCCCGAGTGGATCGAACGATGGGGAGCGGATGTCGCGCTGCCGCCCACGCGCGCCGAGGCGCCGTCGATCTGGCCGAGCGAGGTCGAGCAGCGGGCCTGA
- a CDS encoding SRPBCC domain-containing protein: MTVKPTGHYQLRGDGLYIEFDRLFHAPIEDVWYSLTNRNAMKAWIGTYTGSPSTGAVRFRMNAEGDYAEDEGWQAVSILFCDAPHHFVADGSSPEHMRVFANLTERGGLTALTFGQRLYPGTDVAAWGCGWDYYLDRLIASRSGSPMPAWESYFPAFTRYYRELAVPVRPRTPTESIDVVDPDELGETGVHGERGEPGDGPEAGFDPAHDADLGWPAAPPR, translated from the coding sequence ATGACCGTGAAACCGACTGGCCACTATCAGCTGAGGGGCGATGGGCTCTATATCGAGTTCGATCGGCTGTTCCACGCTCCCATCGAAGACGTCTGGTACAGCCTCACGAACCGCAACGCGATGAAGGCGTGGATCGGCACCTACACCGGCTCCCCGTCGACCGGCGCCGTGCGCTTCCGCATGAACGCCGAAGGGGACTACGCCGAAGACGAGGGTTGGCAGGCGGTCAGCATCCTCTTCTGCGACGCACCGCACCACTTCGTCGCCGACGGCAGTTCGCCAGAGCACATGCGCGTGTTCGCGAACCTCACCGAGCGGGGCGGCCTGACCGCGCTGACGTTCGGCCAGCGCCTCTACCCCGGCACGGATGTCGCGGCCTGGGGCTGCGGCTGGGACTACTACCTCGACCGGCTCATCGCCTCGCGCAGCGGGTCGCCGATGCCGGCCTGGGAGTCGTACTTCCCGGCGTTCACGCGCTACTACCGGGAACTGGCGGTGCCCGTGCGCCCGCGGACGCCGACCGAGTCGATCGATGTGGTCGACCCCGACGAGCTCGGTGAGACAGGCGTGCACGGGGAGCGCGGCGAGCCCGGCGACGGCCCGGAGGCCGGATTCGACCCGGCGCACGACGCGGACCTCGGCTGGCCCGCCGCCCCGCCGCGGTAG
- a CDS encoding winged helix-turn-helix transcriptional regulator produces MTITDAAAPRLTDAAELADPSADPAAGLGACDVPPVCDAENSEARIVRDLLSRVGDKWSLLVIRMLHEHSMRFTELQRSIDGISHRMLTQTLRNLERDGLVSRTSYPEIPPRVEYAATDLGRSLALPVLGLVEWAAANHASITDAREAFDAARD; encoded by the coding sequence ATGACGATCACGGATGCCGCCGCCCCCCGTCTCACCGACGCCGCCGAGCTCGCCGACCCCAGCGCCGACCCCGCAGCCGGCCTCGGCGCGTGCGACGTCCCGCCCGTGTGCGACGCCGAGAACTCCGAGGCCCGCATCGTGCGCGACCTCCTCTCGCGAGTGGGCGACAAGTGGAGCCTGCTCGTGATCCGCATGCTGCACGAGCACTCCATGCGGTTCACCGAGCTCCAGCGCAGCATCGACGGCATCTCGCACCGGATGCTCACGCAGACCCTGCGCAACCTCGAGCGCGACGGTCTGGTGTCGCGCACGAGCTACCCCGAGATCCCGCCGCGCGTCGAGTACGCGGCCACCGACCTCGGGCGATCGCTCGCGCTGCCCGTGCTCGGCCTCGTCGAGTGGGCCGCGGCGAACCACGCGAGCATCACCGACGCCCGCGAGGCGTTCGACGCCGCGCGCGACTGA